The DNA window GGAATCGGAGCAGCATGGTGTAGCACAACTCCATTTGGTCTGGCCTTCACCTTCCCATAGCATCAATTGATCAATTTCGTTGTTGTTCATCCTTCTCCTAGATTCCCATACTTCCTTCAGATTTTATTTCATGTTTCTCACCATGAAAcaaaattcttgtttttttacttcCATATATACTGGAAGAAATTTAGATCTATTTTGCTCCAGATGGTTTCATGCTCTTTAGTGCTGATGATGCCATAACCTTTTTATTTCTCCCCCCTTCTTGTTCGATCTTCTTTCTCATCATGGTTTCCTTCTGAACTGTAAGCTTATGCGTGATGTATTCTCAATTTTGTAATTAAGTTCAACTggaagtttatatattttcggtggattttttcctatatatCAACAGTTGATGACAGGTTTGTATCAATTTCACTAGCTtgtggtatgtcttccaaaaGAGTCCATATTCATTTTTATGGCCGTTCCTACTACGGATTAAATCAGTCTTAGTTTTTACTAATGATGGATGTTGCCTGGCCACACTAGTTGTTTCATACGAGCACTACTTGAAGATCTTTTCATTATTTGCCTACTTGGGTATGCAACAGATCTGAAATGGTACACGAAAAGTTTTTGCCTTCTATGAAAAAAGGGAGTTTACCAGCGTCTTTTTCCCTTGAGAAGGGGAATTTTTAAATCTGCATCTACACAAATATAtctgcaaatttttttttgatagtgTATACATATAGCTTGAATTGAGGAAACTATATATTACTTTCCCTAAGGATTGAAGTCTTTTTTACCCGCTAAGTTGGGTTTAGTTGGATAACATTTTTCAAGATCCAATCCTCTAAAGCAACTTTCAACATGCATTTGATGATGATCTTTTCACGCCTAAGAAAGCTGTTGCCGTCACTTAAACTGACCAGATAAGATCTAACACATGTAGTTGCATGTACAAGACAACAAACTTTTATTTCCTTCTGGATGTAATGCCGCAGCATCATGCATGAGAATGTTCTTTTTTGAGTTGGATTTTTGGAATCATACATCTCTTTTGACAGTCAATAAagcagttattttttattttctggacTTTCAAGGTCTTTGTTTCTTGAAGGGGTTGAAACATTATAAAATCTTGTTTATACCTCCGATCATCTTGCCTTCTTCtcatcatgatttttttcaatacaTGAGACCATTGTGTTGTTCCCAAACTTGTTTATTCGTTTCCAAAGCATTCACATAGTTTATTGGTCTGCACATCacttttaaataaatcttACTATTATATCcattattctttttatcatcctatatgtatatttatatatgccaAACAGAGTCCCTTGGTGATGAAAGCTGACCACATGTTGTGTCAAAACATATGGttagttaatttgtttaatgaaaataatgttactccctccatttcacaattTAAAACTTTCAAGTGATGTCTAGTttcatataaatgctaatgcatcttttatatatatatatatatatatatatatatatatatatatatatatattaatggatgaatttatgatactataaagtcttacaatataaagcCGAGAAGTATCTATgtgtaaaataattaattcaacGATCTTCTCACTCTCTAAATAGCatctatatagtttttttactacATAATTGTAATTTGATATACtgaacatttttctttttacactTTTGTGCAGCATAACAAAGACATTAGAAAGGTACCAACATTGTTGCTACAATGCTCAAGATTCCAACAATGCACTGTCCGAAACACAGGTATCACTCCATGAATTGGTAACGAATTTCTGGTATTGGTGGTTTTGCTTTCAAATTTgagtcttatttttttaaaattgttttgtataacatatatatccaATATCTAGGTTTGTGTTACTATAAACCTATATGTATTTATCATATGGCATTGTACATCCAATACAAGTACTCAAACACAACAAGAGAGTTTATCAGTGTACCTTAATTATATCCATGCATGGGTCCACAAACACATAACTGTGTCAATTTCATGAtatatcctgaagctaatttaccgtaattttaaatattttacttggCAGATACTAAACCTTATGTTCCTTTCACAAATGCTAATATGGGAAAAGTGTAGGAGAATATTGAAGTAATTAAATTTCAAGATCAACACTAACCATATTTTATGTAAAAGCTGAGGTTTCTTTGTTGAACTTAACATGTCAAAGGAGAATAACACATACAAttgtttataataattatattgtgtCTGTGCATTGTGCTGTTTCCAGATATCATTTCAGAAATGTTACACTTATATTGTTGCCAGTTACCACCAGCGAGTGTAGggtataatataattatacgACAGCTATGCTAGTCATGACTTTTTGTAGGGATGATCCCTGGCCCCTTACTGCAACCTTACATGAAGTATATATCAAGTGAATTAGTCTATGtacattaatatttaaatacaggTGATTGAATGTACAAAATAACACTGGGCACATCACAAAAAATGAAGGTGTGCCTCTGTGACCAGTACGTCAGTAATCCTTATTGTAATTCCAAATTTCCCGCAAGCAATTACAGCAAATCCTCATAACTTGTCGGGTAGAAACTTAACATACATGCGCTTGCCTGTAATTTCAAAACTTATGCAATCCAGTTCAAATTGTTGTAAACTTGTTAACCACAAAATTAATAAGGAGCAGGGACTGGTACTACCTATATATTTGTCATCTTGCAACTTAGGCCGTTAATCTGCAGTAGACTTACACATTTCACTGAAAAAACGAAtagtaagatatatttacaagGAGGCTACGTGACATGCAAATGAAGTCACAATTCACAAGCGACTTCTGTCAAGCGTCTAaaaaaactacacaaattaaGTTAATATGCTCGGTGTAACTTTGGGTGTATGTACAGTTGCATGCTTATAATATTTCAAAGTTGTATGATTCACGAAACACGGTACCTTCAAACTagctaataaatatttttggcaACTGAACTAATGTTCTTTTCCTGATCTGAAGAGCTGGTACCAGGAAATGTCAAAATTGAAGGCGAAATTTGAAGCTTTGCAGCGCACTCAAAGGTATATTTCACTATGATCTCTCCATAAGCATAACTGGCCTGcaaatacacaatttctttctcTATAGCATGGAAATGATTCTcacattattatatttaaagaaaatagaagAGATGTGTCCCATTATGAGtattttatatacacacattttcCTATAGTGTATGTCAATATAATCTACATAATTACATTGTACTCTTCTGTGTGATGCTTTTTAAAAGGCACTTGCTTGGGGAGGATCTTGGACCACTCAGTGTAAAAGAATTGCAGCAGCTGGAGAAACAGCTTGAATGTGCACTGTCGCAGGCGAGACAGAGAAAGGTTATTGAGTACATTCGGCATTCTCCTTTATGTTTTAAGCTAAAACTTTTCTGTTTCGAGCCAATCCTGGTTCACTTGTTTGCCCACTCCTTTATTGAGTACATCTCTCTTGGTGGAAAAATCacacatatttaattatatataacaaGATAGAAAGGAGATATCCCCTTGCCAACAAAGCTTATATGAAGAGCACGTAACTTATTTGGTTTTGTTCATGGAACagataataactaattaagaaATGCTTATCCTACATGATCTAAAGAGAACTGGATAAACCGATTATTCAAAAACATTGGCAATCCTACTTAATGTAGATTTTGTAGAAAAACAAGATATATTTCACTTTAGAATCTTTATACCCTAATTTATGCGTACAAGCTAGCTCTTTATAAGCACCACTGTCCTAGTAGTAAAGACATAAACACAGTGGCAGTAAATTTTTCATACATAAGACTATATCTAATGCTACATCTATaaaagactttctagcattgtctataTTTACATGGATGCTagtgaatttagacatatatacaaataatatataaataaatacatgtataGCCAAAACATCATacaaatatgaaacagagggagtatataatagCTAGCATGCATGCCGTTTATGTTGATGCTGGTactcgccccccccccccctctgtTCCACGTACGtatgtttttatgttttcaaCAAGATTAATTAAACTATTAGAACTTGGACTataatgaattttaaaatattcagtGTGAAAACATGACATGATTTATGTTAGTCACAGGATGTactttcatataattaaatttttacttattgttgtatatattataatagaaaactATACTCAAAGATACTTCTCACAGAATAACAACTCCTAGATTTCCAATATGAGtttaaaaggagaaaaaaaggccATGATACCCCTTATTCACGTAAATTAGTACTgcctttattttatattgtaagtctttttAACCGTGTAtagattcatttattgataaatgttTATGATTTGTACATATGTCTACATTTATTAgtttccatataaatttaggaaaGAATAAAAAGTCTTAAATTGTGAGATGATGGAGTATTGATTTGTGGGTAGATAAGGGGTttaaaatggattttttttatctttaggTATATAAGAATGagaagttgatttattttaagatcAAGTTcgaaatttttggtttattttggaaatggGTATGTTTTGGAGACCGCGTCATCATCCAAAATGATAACACTTATGGAGCTGGATGGAGTACATGTACTGTATTGTCTGGGCTGGACAACTGCAATTTTCTAACTTTAGTgtcaattttaaatatacttatGGCAGCTTTCTTAATGAATAATGGTTTTTGTAAACGTGACTGTGCCAATTTCATTGAATATTGGGATGACTAATATTGTTCTAGATTTACTCTTTTCAAAAGGGAGCAATTCGAAGCTGCATCACAATCATATTGACATGGCATGACAGTAAATGGCAGATGAAACAGCATACGCATTGGCTTCCAGTCTGAAGTTTTTCTAAGGaaaatttaagactaaaataagaagaatccaaagaaattatattttagagttttttactattcttaaGATGGTACACTATatttctagtataaaatttggcaccTACATGTATTAGTCATCTTAAGGTATCAAAATATTACACTAAAAATTGATACTTCTAGATAATTTGTTCAGAACCGTAAAATTTCccatatttttaactttgaagGTATTGATGAGTAGAGAACATACCGTTATTGCATTTAttttggtgtgtgtgtgtatatatatatatatatatatgtgtgtgttccAATATCTCCCAAGGACCATAAAAATCTAAAGAGATATAGTAGCTAGGTAGAGCACATGAAAGTTCAGAGACTGGATATAAGTTTACACTTTGTTTATCTTACTGTCAACTAAACATGACTCTGCTTCTTAAATCGATTTTCTGCAGACACAACTTATGATGGAACAGGTGGAGGAACTTCGCAGAAAGGTACATTCCCGAGGCCaattaatccaaaatttcTCAAACATGCATGGCGGTGCGGCGTAGAAGTGCGAGCTAGGGATAATCTAATGGAGTTCCATGCATGAAATGACTTCCCTACGCTTGCCAATGCATATATCCTGGAGGAGTAGGGTATACCACATGCAAGTTAGGATCGTAGCCTTTGACTGCAGCTCTGCAGTGCCTCTCTTATAGAATATAAAGCGTAACAATCATTAACATAAAgaccttaaaaatatttataacaacCTCATCGATTAAATTGACTCAACCTCATTGGTTAAATTGAcatgtatacatgcatataatatGATTCAATTGTATGATGATGAAgagtttaaaataaatcaaatttagagagATGTGTTAGTTAATATATACATGCTTGTATACATTTATACTAGTCTAGTAGCCTTATATTATAGGACAGTTAAAAAAGTATTTATGTCTTATAAAGAGTTGTTACTATATTCACTGATCTTTTCCAAATCTTTTTCTCGTGCCACAGGAGCGTCAGCTAGGTGAAATCAACAGGCAGCTCAAGcacaaggttttttttttttttaccgatcACTCGGAAATCTATTAATACGCCAATTGGaaatgtactaatttattgatTGATTATATGCTATTCTCATGGCCAATGCTGCAGCTCGAGTCTGAAGGTTCTAGCAACTACAGAGCCATGCAGCAAGCCTCCTGGGCTCAGGGCGGCGTGGTGGAAAATGGAGCCGCCACATACATGCAGCCGCCGCCAAACTCCGCTGCCAATGCCATGGACTCTGAACTACCCACTCTGCAAATTGGGTAAGATTTGATGCATATAACTAGTTTAATAATCTAGTGATAATCAAATTGGGTAAGATCAAGAAAGCCAAGACCAgtagtgcatatatataacttctggctatatatatatatatatatgaatatatgtgaACTTGTCAAACTAATTGAGGAAATTAAGATGATTAAACTGAATACATATATGGTGCTTCCATTATCTGAAATGTGATTGTGTTACCAGGTATCCTCAGCAATTTGTGCCTACAGAGGCAAACAATATCCCGAGGAACGCCGCCCCTGCAGGAGGGGAGAACAACTTCATGCTGGGATGGGTTCTTTGAGCTAAGCAATGGGTGCATGCATATCATATCCATCGATCAGCTGTCAGAAGTTGGAACTAATAAAGGCGATGTGCAGTATATGCAGCCACATGTATCCCTCCGCGAGCCCAACTAATGGTCTCTCCTGGCCCTtactttaattaattgtatgtttttatatgCGTAAGAACTAAGAATTGCTAGCTGTTTGCACACGCTCTTGTACGTGGCTGTGTTTCTGTGCTACCAGCTTGTATGTCTCAATTGTGTTTTCGTTCTACCTTGTATGCTTTAATTCGGATCTTGTTTGGAAATGAGCTTGtcaaatatttctaattattaAGTTTCCCGTGCTGGCTACCACCACTTGAACTGGTGTATGAATATTGATGATTCGGACATGTAAAAGAACTGCCTTACTCTATACATGTAGGGAGCTTATGAATCAACGGTTCccttttttaaatgttttacgAATAATTTGCAGTCCATCTTTTTCTCATGATTATACACcagaatttgttttttcatttttaaatttaaagttgctttaatttgggttttttagcaaagtttattttatagcagtgacttttagatcgctaagaatacatatataaaagttttatttataaattattttttttacaaatatggtttttggctttttccatgaacccaaacaatcaccccttctTTTTCAAAGCAAGTACAGTATATCTTAGCTTGGTTGTTAGATAATTGTGTTTAATTCTCTCTAATGGCAAGTTTGCAACCACTAGGCTATACATCACTAATTTGAGTCCTCCATCTAACTGCAGTTTTAAACT is part of the Oryza brachyantha chromosome 2, ObraRS2, whole genome shotgun sequence genome and encodes:
- the LOC102714705 gene encoding MADS-box transcription factor 6, whose protein sequence is MGRGRVELKRIENKINRQVTFSKRRNGLLKKAYELSVLCDAEVALIIFSSRGKLYEFGSAGITKTLERYQHCCYNAQDSNNALSETQSWYQEMSKLKAKFEALQRTQRHLLGEDLGPLSVKELQQLEKQLECALSQARQRKTQLMMEQVEELRRKERQLGEINRQLKHKLESEGSSNYRAMQQASWAQGGVVENGAATYMQPPPNSAANAMDSELPTLQIGYPQQFVPTEANNIPRNAAPAGGENNFMLGWVL